The following proteins are encoded in a genomic region of Arachis ipaensis cultivar K30076 chromosome B02, Araip1.1, whole genome shotgun sequence:
- the LOC107627098 gene encoding uncharacterized protein LOC107627098, with product MLKSSFNCAFILVYGAHNRDEKTHIWEELGYIAGLCQVPCCFLGDFNEIVHVDKRKGATSLPRSAKEFKVWIQDMHLVDLALTDRKFTWFRGRSCSRIDRALVNVEWLEEFPETRLRGVPRSLSDHCPIIVEDKKLRGGPRPFRSLDSWFTHEGFLSMVKEEWRGLGEIQFTDKLKALTIPLGRWHKANFGEMYKKISKFEEETKRIDDMVSNGVYDETMEARRKALVTCCERWYVRKEVHWKQMSQSRHAKEMDKNTRHFHNIASARRQNNRIDTLVINGRQGHKCHCELHSMTNLNLATGSYMTYQTFNKVY from the exons ATGTTAAAGAGTAGTTTCAATTGCGCATTTATCTTGGTCTATGGTGCACATAATAGAGATGAGAAGACTCATATTTGGGAGGAGCTAGGTTATATAGCTGGGTTATGTCAGGTTCCTTGTTGTTTTCTGGGAGACTTTAATGAAATAGTACATGTTGACAAAAGGAAAGGTGCAACTAGCTTACCTCGGTCTGCCAAAGAGTTCAAGGTTTGGATACAAGATATGCACTTAGTGGATCTGGCCCTCACTGATCGTAAGTTTACATGGTTTCGAGGACGATCTTGCAGTCGTATAGATAGAGCTCTGGTTAATGTGGAGTGGCTAGAAGAGTTTCCAGAGACTCGCCTACGAGGTGTGCCAAGGAGTTTGTCAGATCATTGCCCTATAATAGTGGAGGACAAAAAGCTTAGGGGAGGTCCAAGGCCGTTCAGAAGTCTTGATTCTTGGTTTACACATGAAGGATTTCTTAGCATGGTTAAGGAGGAGTGGAGAGGTTTGGGGGAGATACAGTTCACAGATAAACTGAAGGCGCTGACAATTCCGTTGGGAAGATGGCATAAGGCCAATTTTGGTGAGATGtacaaaaaaatttcaaagtttgaggaagaaaccaagAGGATTGATGATATGGTAAGTAATGGAGTGTATGATGAAACTATGGAGGCTAGAAGAAAGGCGTTGGTTACTTGTTGTGAGAGATGGTATGTAAGGAAGGAAGTACATTGGAAACAGATGTCTCAGTCCCGGCATGCGAAGGAGATGGACAAAAATACAAGACACTTTCACAATATAGCCTCCGCAAGAAGGCAGAATAATAGGATTGATACACTGGTAATAAACGGCAGACAG gGCCACAAGTGTCATTGCGAGCTTCACTCCATGACAAATTTAAACCTTGCTACTGGATCGTACATGACATACCAGACTTTCAATAAAGTATACTAG